TGGGTAGAATGGTTGGCCAATGGGAGCTTCAGGCTTGGGTGGCACAGGGATGGTGGTGGTTCCCCTAGTTGTCTCAGGAACAGTGGTGGATATTGTAGTTGGCTGAGCTTCAGGTTTTGGTTGGAAGTAGAAGGGGTATGGGTAGAATGGTTGGCCAAAAGGAGCTGCCGGCTCAGGTGGCGCAGGAACAGTGGTGGTTTCCAGAGTTGGCTCAGGAACAGTGGTGGATATTGTAGTCGGCTGAGCTTCAGGCTTTGGTTTAAGGTAGAAGGGGTATGTGTAGAATGGTGGGTATAGTTGGCCATTGGGAGCATCAGGCTTTGATACTACAGTTTTCTCAGTTGTCGGCTGTGAGGGCACAGTCGTTGGAAACTTTACTGGCTTTTGTGTGGGTTTAGGTGCCAACAATGACGGACAGGTAACTTGAGTTTCTCCATAACCAGCCAGTTCAAGAGTGTATAGTCCATCCTTAATGCAAAGACACAAATGAATTACACAGCCATTAATTaaaatttttttatatatatatatatatatatatatatatatatatatatatatatatatatatatatatatatatatatatatatatatatatatatatatataaaaaaaaaacataccttTTTCTTTAAGCAGGGTGCATAGCGAACAGAGATGACAACACCTTCAGGATGTACAACAACACTGAACCCACATTTCTGTGAGGCCTTCATCAGTGGCTCCCAGTTGCCatccactgtttaaaaaaataaaggagagAAATGGATACATTACAGGGTAAGTAGTAAGTTTGGGCAGCCAAACTAAGCTTTTGGCTACTGACTGAACATGGTGCCACCAGAGAAGGAAATAAACATTGTCAGAACACTACAGAGCCGAGTTATGCATATTTATTAGGTGGGGAAATGACAAGGAAATATTATAGGAAGCATTGTCATTTATTTGGAAAAATTTTGATCAATGTCACATATATGCCACAGGCAAAAGCTTGTGAACCACAAGGATTAACCGTTTATTTGAAGGCCAAATATAGTCAACCTATTCAGAGGTTGTTGAATCAACGAGAGGTGCCCTATGTTACATAAACAGTGATCTATTAAAGTGATTTTGACCTGTGTTGGGTAACTTCTAAGCAGCGCTCTCCATTGGCTAATTATAGTGTTCACAAATCTATCATAAGGTATGAAGACATATGGTGTGTAGGGCACGGCTGCAAGGAGAATCCTGGGCCAGCATCACTTGCCATCATTTATGAACCAGCAGCAGATACTGAAAGCAAAGATTTACACAACTTTGCCACTCACATATATGcaatattggatcattttcctgAATAGGTAAATTGTTGTTTGAGCTCTCTTTCTACTTTCAAGACATGAGAATTGGTTCATGTTTTTTCCCTACAGGGTTCAGAAGCATTGTACATTAAACAGAAATAGACGAAAATACTTGCATTTGACTATAATTTTAGAAGCAGAGATGGTCCACTCTGTTTTCACAACCATGCCTTCAGTGTGACAAGTGACCATTGGAGGGTTGGATGACAGTGGTCTTGTCAGAGGGCACGACATCCTGACTGGTAACCCACACCAACGCAATGGTAGAACATAGTGGTCCGCCTGAaggcagcaagaaaaaaaaaaaacaacatttgcaaAGGTATTCACAGCTCAAAAGTACAATACTTTAGTAAACTTTACTAAAAACAAGATGTCTCACCTGAAGAGTGACAAAGCAGCCATCGTAAGGAGCAACTAAGACCAAATCTTTATTGGTCAATCGGATATTataaccacagctctgtggcagCCTGGCCAGAGGCAGTGGAGATAAATTACTTCCTGAAGATTGAAAAACACATTGATGTTTACATTGAATATcatgtgtgaaaaaaacaaaatgaaatttgGTAAAGTAAATGCTTACGGTCCACAAACAAGAGAGATCCAGGGATAGAGGCAGCATCTTTAACCTGAAGCATCATTGAGTCTCTGGTACATTCAACCCTTGGTTCCATTTTAAGAAGATAGTCTACATTGTCAGGCTTTGGCAAATCACTCCAACCAATAGATGGCTTAGCTCCTTGCCAACCTTGTAAGTCAAGTTTTAAATAAGCCAAGAACATAGATTCAGttatgatcatagaaggtcagGTGTACAAGACTGGGGATTAACATTACAGTTTAACAAATCATGATTTTACTTCACATACCCATGTCTGCTTGGTAATCTGTATCCACTTCCAGAAAGTTCTTCGAGGTCTCAGTTTCATTAGGTTTTGCACCTTCCAGTGAGTTAAAACCAATGAAGAGTTGTCCGTGGTGGTAAGGACTCCCTTTAGATTTACTCTGGTTAAGCACTGAATCACCTTTTAAGGTACTGAGTGCCTTTAGCCTTGATAGTCTTGTGCAACTAGAAAATGAAGTAAGAAATAGAAAAAGTCCTACACAAAGTAAAATATTACCACCCCTGCTCTCACTTAACGCCATTTGACCaaaaagaaataagaaaagCACTAGACACTGGCAACTCTCCTCAAGAATGTGCTGCAAATGCTGCCGTGTTCTCTGGAAGGGGGTTTAAAACCAGaacttctgctgctgattgtaaCTCACCAGACACCTGACAACAGCAGGTGCTGCCCATCCTGCAATTAAAGGGCTGAGTCTCAGTCTGTGGCCCCAAACGCTCTTCAGGCAGTGGCACTCAGAGACATTAGAGCCCCCTCTGTGGTATGAGACTATCCAGACTTTAATTCATATCATTTAAATTTGTCATTTGTAGCTTACCTTGCGTCTGTGAGGTATGTTTTCTTTCTAGTGTATGTCGTCTACCTCAAGCCTAACTGGGGACAAAAGGTGCATTTTCCATAATATCAAGGGCATGTGTTCTTGTGTTTAAAAAGCAGCATATCAGTTGGAGGCCAGTAAGTGACGTAAACCAAATGTTGTTCACACATAAATTTACCCATTTCAGAAGTTTctaaacacaaaacatctgTATACATCTGTATTACCATAACTATGTATTTTTGTGTATGAAATATTTAACTTGTTAAAGAGTTGGAATGGAAAGACTGAGAAACAATAGAGCGAGATATTGGTAAATAAAATGGCaatgatttttaaaaattttaTAGTAAACTTGAGGCTGATGCAAAATGAAACTATGTAAAATTATATAAATGATTTATGTAGACTGTTAAAGATTTGTGTATCAGTCTGAGTCCACAAGTTAATGCTTTCCATTACTGTACTTTTTACCTATGAAAAAGTTTCTTTTAAAAACTAATGGTATACACCAAGTCTTATTGGCAGCATATCCAGTTGCTTTCTGCACCAAAACGATGAtagatggtgttttttttcaattcagTATGACAGAAGCAGAGCTTCTTATATCCTAATAACACACTGCACACTTTCCCTAAAGGAATTTAGGGAAGCTCTGAATAGAAATGTAGCAGTGTTCTGCATTTTTCCTcatttaatatatatgtatatacattaCTAATGCAGTGTAATTTACACAAAAAAGTTTGAACTGATTTAAAACATTAGACCCTATCCCTTTTTGTTTGTACTCACAGGGCAACAGACAGGACATGTTGGCTTTACCTCTGGTTGGAATAACTTTTATTTGATCTCTCTGTAAACAAGATGTCTCATCAATTCATGGCATGTGAATAGCAGATTTTGTGGCAGAAGAAATTTCCAActtggaaaaaacaaaaacgacaAAATATTGCAAAcgtactttttttttgttgtttaattcTGTACATATTCCACAAAGTCTGGAGATTACTGATGCCAAAATATCCCTTGGGAAAGTGCCATTAAAAGTTACTTCTTGCTGGGGCAGCAGTTAAAAATCCAACTTGTAGTAGCAACAGATCAGATATTGATTTTATGGCACAGAATACAGTTATTTTCAGAAAATTTTCACAAGACAACTTACAAATGATCTTATTCCAACCAATACCATTTTCAATATGTTTAGTGTacacagcatctttttttttcttttaaatataaTTCTAAGTACCGTACTATGACAATTTGTGAATACACCTTTGATGACTAAAGCACAAGGCAAATAATTCCAAGGTGCTGGAGCCCAACAGCCTCGGTTTACAGTCAAAATGCATTCATACTGTAGTAAAATGACATTTCCATTTCATTGGTTAATGTGCATGAAGTTAGCAACAAATCAATAAGTGATGAAATGTTTAAGTAGTGTCAAAGTCTAAAGAAGCAGTTACATGTTTTACAGTCATCTGAAATTGTTTTCATGATTTACAGTCAATAGGTGATGCCAACAATCATATATCAGAATAAGATGAAATAATTCTGATTATCCTCTTATATAGACAATTGGTCCAAAGGGGTAGGGGGGCCTTGCATGAGTGTAGTGATTTACAGCAAAATTTACAAGTAAGCGGGAGATGACGGACAAACGTCCCGGCTGTCACAGAGGTGGAATGGCTGCTGAAATTCTGAAGTTGTGAAGTATGACAACAATCTCAGTAACGCTGACCTTACACTCACAACAGCCCAACACCACGTCATTAACTTTTAAGACCACATTTAGGTACAACAGCATTAGCATGTGATGGAGGGTAAAAGACGTCGTGTTTGAAGGTGGTGAATCAGTACACACATACAGGACTTTGTCAGAGGAAGTTTGTCATTTCTTTAATGGAGGCTTGAGACCTTGAAGATGGAGGCAGATGAGAAGATGGTTTTGGCTGGAATATTACGCTAGGACAAAGAGGGAACAGGGCTGGGATCTGAAAGCTAAAGAGAGTATGCATGCAACTTTTAACTGCCCACATGCTGATAAAAAAATGAGCCCAGTATCTTTTAATAATGCTCACAAAAGCATAACTATGCAAACTGACACCACCACTACATGTGTACTTCCTGATGGAATACTAGCCAGCTGCTAAGTGAACGTTATACAAGGCAAGTCCAAATTTGTTTAACACTTTATTTCACGTTGCGAtcattttttgcacatttttagttaataaacattttaatgacCATGCCATTACTGTAGTGCCAAAAACATTTGGAAGTACAATGTTAAAGTGgggaaaatttaaaaaaacaaagaaaagaacaaaagaataAGTCAGGGGAGAAAGTCAGAAGAGTTAAGCAAACAAAAGGCTGTGTATAAAAGTAGACTGGGTAGAAGTAACATATTATATCACCTAATCATGGAAGTAGTGTCAACACATTACGGTGAGTGGGGGGTGAGCTGTTAAGTTGACGAATGGGTGAAGAGGCTGCTTAATATCCAGACTTCCTCAGGTATTCGGCCATTAAATGTGCTTTCTTGTTAAGATTTCCACCATGGACTGCCTCCTTTCCCATGACTAAAACCAATACTGGAGCacacaaggaaaaaaagagaaatgaacAAAATTgaagagccccccccccctcctacAGGATGAAGGGGGGAACAAAGGTGACACAGTATCTTACCACTCTTCATTGCTATTAAAAGTTTCCAAGACATTTGACTGCTTGCAGGAGAAATCTTAACAGCAatatttcttttctcttctttttgtcCCTCAATTTTATCTAGGGGAGCTTGAAAACATTAAAACCCTGAATCCCTCAAGTATTTTGCCATTGAGTAAGCCTTCTTATTCAAGCCGCCTCCATGGACCCCTTCTTTGCCCATTACAAGAACCAAAACTGAAAGAGAAGAGATAGAAAAGGGACAGTTAAGAAAAGCAAGAAGGTAAAGGATAGGCATCTGAGGTCTGAAAGGTGTGGTTAAAGGATATTCAACCATGTACCACAGAGGGCTCATgcattgttttttattcattttaaattctGTTACTATAATTTTTGCCAATTAACAAACTAGCACAAGAAGATTTCATGTGCTGCAGCACTTTAGACTGAAGAGTCAAAAAAAGTATCATCAATTAGTATTTGTTAAATAGGGAGTGAAGCAAAGAAGCCCTGGTCTTCCACTGCACATGACTGAATATCTGTCCGTGCTTTTCATAATGTAACAATAACTTCATTAGTTAAAAATCTAGAGATTTGAAtgcatttttgttgttgccagAGGATGCATTATTCTTATAGTGTAGACACAACTGTAAAAGACAGATCCAGACCAATTAGGGTGCAATGTATCATCCATACAGTTGTGGAAAAAATAGCATTTTCAAGGCAACTGCAGGgcctgtctttgtgtttcatttGACTATTCATGCAAAGTACAGcatgcagagcaggaggagcaaaagGAGGAAATGTCTGAACAGAAAACCAGTGCTGGAAAAGTAAAACAGTGTTAAGTAAGAAGGGATAGCGTCTTCCAGAGGTCCtttttaaaactattaatatCTACCATGAAATACTGTAATGATGTCTTGTGTAAGGACAACAAAGGCAAGGTGGGGTTTATAAGGAAACCATAatgtaaatgaaatattttaatCTAAGTCTGCATCTGTATGATATACCTACTTTATGTGCTACTGGATGCTTGAATTCCCCATCTACCTATGTTACACTGTGAGGCTCATTTTCTTGACAACTGAGGAACATTGTCATGATGTAGAACAATGCGACATCCTAACCTGTGCCAGCAGCCTTTCAATAATTGTGATAATAGTGAAGTAAACCTTTTTGACACTACATCTTTACCTTTTCCAGCTCTTCCCACAGAGATATTGTATGTCGGCTCCCCTCCTTGGCTCTTTGTCCTGATGTCCATTGTCCAGTCCCCATCATTTTGGAGGCTGTCTCTGAGGACAGAACACTTCTTTGCACCCAGAGTGAGACCATTGGTGTAGAAGGTCTCCCTGTCCTTACCAGTAAGGACGTCTATTTCCTGagactaaaaacaaaataagaaaaaaaaaaggtatggAGAAAATTCAGTTTTTGTAGAATCAAGTTATGTCAACAAGAAGGACATGTAGATACAAACTTCTAGGCCTTCCAAGTTTGCATGTTAATGCAGAGTACTGTGAAATTTGGGaatttgtttgcattattgagtATGGTCTCATGATCACACTCAAGAGTGCAACCCTTCTTTAAAAATATGGGGGGAAGTATATTGAGATTTCTGGTGAAAGCTGataacatcagtccagcacttgCTTTTGTCTTCTGTAGCTTAATACGTATGGAAAACGCATTTGTGTTATAACACACTAATAACCAATTCAATAAATAAAGGatagaagttttttttaattttatacaAATTTAATTAATACAAGTTTAATTCTTTATTCCGAGTATTACTGTTGCTATCCTGGTTAAATGTAAAGCTACTACCAGGCTAAGCTCAAGAAAGATGTGAATGGAGAACAGAAGCTGAAATTGATATCTATATCGATATCTGAACACAACCCACCCAGAACCTAAGCAATAATAAAGGCCGGCACTTGTGCCTGCAGTGAGTTGCGGAAGTCAAATGACGTCTGTGCGCCGCACTAGCTCGCGTGTCATTTTTGTcaataaattacaaaaaaaactacaataCATCTAAAAAAATATAGTCCCCTGTGGCTATAGGGATGGACCGCTTATGAAGATAATATGGCGGGTATTTTGTAGGCTCGCCGAACGCCAGCCAGGGttagcctttttttttgtttaaccaCAGGTAGCCGGCAAAGCAGCAGCTTAACGTTAGCTAATCAAAGCAGCCGTGCACACAAAAGCATGCACGCTCACTTTAGTCAGACGCCGTCTACTCGCTAATTTCAAAATACTACAAATGTTGGCGTTAAAGCATGGTCTTAAAATACATACAAGTACTCGCTAGTGGATACTATTTATAAATGGAGCGTGAAAACCACAATAAGCGAAGTCTTATCTGGTCCACACGAGGTCTAATCCCGCAACGTTTCCTTAGCAGGAAATAGCCGACACAGGCCACCGATAAGCTAGCTAGCCTGCTAAGCTAGCTCGGCATCGTTTTAGCGCTGCTCAGTCTTTTTGAGTGTCTGCGTGGGAAATGCATAACGCTGTCAAATGGAACCAGTCTTTATCTCCTTTCACTCTATTTCGACTTCTTACCGTGATATTGTTGAATGTACCATCAGGATGTGCTGCCCAAACATATTTGGCGTCCGTATACCCAACAATGGCGCTATCCTGACAGCTGCCATCGGCCATCAGGTTATCCACATAGCTTTGCCAAGACATGTTTAAGAAATTGATGCTATATAAAAATCCCTACAGCTCTGGGAGTAAAGTGGTCAGACAAAGAGACAGCCAAAACGGAAGAAAGCCAGCGGACAGATTTAGAATCTCTAATCTAACCCACACTTCAACGTTAACCAACGCGAAGGCTGGGACAGCAAAGAAAGCCAGAGCAGTGAGGCAGCGGCTGGGTGTAGTCCGTATCAGATCACTCCGCACAATGAGCTCCCGGCGCTTTTATGGCAGCAGGCGGCGGAATAAAGAGGGACTTATCTGCACAACCAAGAGTCAAGTCTGCGATTAAAGAAAGATGCCTATTTATGATGGATATTTTTATTAGTTTCTcggttgaatgtgtttttaatcattaGGATTGTAGGACTGCCACAGCAGACGTTGTGTAGCTTCACCCTCAGTgcatacaaaaaaacaatattccCTGCGGAGCATGTGTCTGTTGGAGTCCTGACTTAATAACCCACTTGTCTCATTTACACCTGCAATGGTAGCAGTCTGGCTGGTATAGTTCCTCAATAACGGGCATAAACTAGTCTCCCCAGTTAAATCTGGGTATTACAGATAAGCAGCTCGTAATTAACAGcgttttgtgtgtttaatgttgatatgatgacgttttttttttcttctctacaGCAGAGTTTCAGCGACTGAGACCATTCAGACAAAGGGTTGGGAAAATGTGGCCCCTACCATCCCCTCACTTTACAGCATTACAAAATTCCTTCCTtacaaaattattttattatttgaatCCACACAGTATTTGAGATTCCGTATATATTCACAAACAGTGTAACTAATATTTAGTTGTGGAGATGttgaataaacaaacacacaaacaaaaaaggcacAAACAGAATACCTCACATTTTTTTGAAACATGAAGTCCATGTGGTAAAAAATATTGAACACTTGTTCAATGTTGTTGTATGTTTTCATAAggaaattatattttatttgtagatAAACAGCTATTTAGAGCCCTGTGTAAGTAAAGccaataacaacaaaataaacatataCATGAATTTAATGCAACCATCCAGCCCATCTTCATTTTGTCAAAACAATACACCAAACTGCACCAAATGGACCAGTTCTTCAGCCCGGCCACATGCGAATGCAGGACCCCTCCAGCAGAAAAATGGTTGCATCACCCTCTGTTCAAGTTTTACTTTAATCCCTGCTAAAAGATTCAGATTCTGCCATCAGTGTGCTGCAGAGGAGAATTTTCTGAGCTAAACCTAAAACAGGAATTCATATATAAAAAAGTTAGCTCATTCTTTAACATGTGGTGGGGGGAGTACTAGATTGTTGGGTGTTTTATTCTTGTCAATTAGTATAACAAGCATTAAAAAATATAAGGCAATTTAGATGGTGAAGAGTCCTAGGTTAATCCATATTAACCAAAAAAGG
This sequence is a window from Parambassis ranga chromosome 17, fParRan2.1, whole genome shotgun sequence. Protein-coding genes within it:
- the LOC114449991 gene encoding profilin-2-like isoform X2; this translates as MSWQSYVDNLMADGSCQDSAIVGYTDAKYVWAAHPDGTFNNITSQEIDVLTGKDRETFYTNGLTLGAKKCSVLRDSLQNDGDWTMDIRTKSQGGEPTYNISVGRAGKVLVLVMGKEGVHGGGLNKKAYSMAKYLRDSGF
- the LOC114449991 gene encoding profilin-2-like isoform X1, whose product is MSWQSYVDNLMADGSCQDSAIVGYTDAKYVWAAHPDGTFNNITSQEIDVLTGKDRETFYTNGLTLGAKKCSVLRDSLQNDGDWTMDIRTKSQGGEPTYNISVGRAGKVLVLVMGKEAVHGGNLNKKAHLMAEYLRKSGY